GACGTGGTGGCCGCCGCACGCGCTCGCGGGTATCGGCGCTGCGTTGCGGGATTCGTTCGCGCTGACCGCGTTCGTGACCGTCACTGCGATCGCGGCGGCGTGGGCAGCGGAGCGGGTATTGCGCGGGGAGCATTCGGAGCCCGCGGAGGCGGCGGAACGGCTCGAGCCGCGCCGGCTGCTGTGGCTCGGCATCGCATTCGTCTTCATCGGCATGCTCCCGGTCGGGGCGGTGAGCGAGTTGCGGCGTGGCTACTTCTTCGTGATCGCGGCCCTCGGTGCCTCACTGCTCGGGGGTTTCGTACTCGCCCGGCTGCCGCGCGGCACTTCGGTCGCCGCGATCGGAGCGCTCGCGTTGTCGCACTGGGGGGCGAATGGCTTCTACGAGCCACAGGCCGAAGCGCTCGGCCTCGCGCGCCACGCGCACGCCGGCTATTCGTTCTTCCGCGACAACGGCCAGCTCACCATGCGGCTGATGCATTCGCTCGAGCCGGCCTGCGCGGGCCTCGTGGCGCTGCCGCGTACTTTCGCTCTCAATGTCCCGACCGATGTCACGCTGACGACCGTGATGGGTCCAGGAGCGCGAGTCGCATGTCGCGACACCTCGATTCACGTGCAACCGATCGAACTCATGACGCCCGAGGATGCCGCCGGTTCATTCGGACTGTTGCGCTTCGACGCGGCGAGTGAGCGCTTCCTGTTCGAGCCCGTGCAGCCGGCGACGCGCGCACGTCTGGCCGAAGGCCTGCTGTTCGCCGGCCGGCCGGAGGTCGCGGCAGCGGGGTTCGTTGCCGCCGCACAGGAGATGCCGGGGGAGCCGGAGATCCAGTACCCGATGGCGCTCGCACTCGCGGCCGCGGGGCGAGCGGCCGAGGCGCGCAGCGCCTGGAACGAGGCGAAGCGACTCGGCTTCACGCCGCCGCCCGAGCAGCTGCTGGCGCGCCTGCTCTATGGACTGCCGACCGCACGTGCCGATTCGCTCCGGGCGCGGCTCGAGCCCGCGATGCGCGCAGCATGGAGTGACGCCGCCGACTCGACCGCGCATCGGCGACTGGGACGCGCTCTCATCGAAGTCGGGCTCACACGTCAGGCCTCGTTCGAGCTGGCCGCCGCCGCCGGACTCACGCACGCCAACGAAGATCTCGCCTGGCTCGGGCTCGCGTACGAGCGGCAGGGCGACGTCGATCGAGCGCGAGTCGTCTACGCTCAGGCGCTGCGCGACGGCTTGCGCGAGCCTACTTATGGAGTGGCGCGTGCTGGGCTCTCCCGCGTAGGCGTCACGGCGCCGCCCGACGTGCCGCGATCGTCGGGACGATTCGGTCGCTTCGATCGCCCGACCGGACGCTGACGCGCTCCACAATGCAAGTCGCCGCCCGCCGACCGGCTTGACCCCCTTCGAGTCGCCTTCCTAGACTGCCACGCCGCCGCACGCATGGACTCGTCCTCGCGCGGTCGGCGTCGACGCTCGCTCCCCGGCCCGCATTCCGCGCCCGGTGCCCGCGCGCCGGCGATCGTGGCGGGCTTCATGGCCCGCCCGCGTGGAAAGGGTGTCATGGCGATCATTCGCCTCGAGGGTCTGTCGGTGTTCGGTCACCACGGCGCGAGGCCCTACGAGAAGGAAGCCGGCCAGCGGCTCGAGGTCGATCTCGAGCTGGTGCCGGTCGACGATGCGGCGGAACGCAGCGACCGGCTCGTCGACGCGGTCGACTACGATCGGTTGTACCGCACGGTTCGCGAAGTCGTCGAGGACCAGAGTTTTCATCTGCTCGAGATGCTCGCCGCGACCACCGCCGAGACGATCCTCGAGCGGTTTCCGGTGCGGCGCGTTCGGGTACGGATCTCCAAGCAGAACCTCGGTTGGACGACCGGAGGCCGGGCGGTGATCGAAGTCACGCGGGAGCGCGCGAAATGATGGCGTACGTGGGGCTCGGCGCGAATCTCGGTGATCGTGAGGCCCAGTTGCGCGCGGCCATCGAGGCGCTCGCGGCACTGCCGGACACGCGCGTGATCCGGGTGTCCTCGCTCTACGACACGGAGCCGGTCGGCGAGGTCGAGCAGCCGAATTTCCTGAACGGGGTTGCGCACCTCGACACCGGACTCACCGCGCGTCAGCTGCTCTGGAATCTGATGCTGATCGAGAAGCGCCTCGGTCGCGTGCGTTCGGTGCGTTGGGGACCGCGCACCATCGACCTCGACCTGCTGCTGTACGGTGACCTGGTGCTCGAGGAGTCCGACCTGCAACTGCCGCATCCCGAGATGCTGCGTCGCGCATTCGTGCTGGCTCCGCTGGTCGAACTCGACCCGACGCTGACGCATCCGGTGACGGGCGAAACGGTCACGGAGCACCTCGCGCGACTCAAGGTGCGGCCCCCGGCCAAGCACGGCACTCGAATCTGGAACTGAGCCGCGGATGCTCGAGAATCGCTATATCGT
This is a stretch of genomic DNA from Candidatus Eisenbacteria bacterium. It encodes these proteins:
- the folK gene encoding 2-amino-4-hydroxy-6-hydroxymethyldihydropteridine diphosphokinase, yielding MMAYVGLGANLGDREAQLRAAIEALAALPDTRVIRVSSLYDTEPVGEVEQPNFLNGVAHLDTGLTARQLLWNLMLIEKRLGRVRSVRWGPRTIDLDLLLYGDLVLEESDLQLPHPEMLRRAFVLAPLVELDPTLTHPVTGETVTEHLARLKVRPPAKHGTRIWN
- the folB gene encoding dihydroneopterin aldolase; this translates as MAIIRLEGLSVFGHHGARPYEKEAGQRLEVDLELVPVDDAAERSDRLVDAVDYDRLYRTVREVVEDQSFHLLEMLAATTAETILERFPVRRVRVRISKQNLGWTTGGRAVIEVTRERAK